The Caballeronia sp. M1242 nucleotide sequence AAGCGTGCTGCAAACCAAGCCCGTACACTGACGCCACCGGTTCCTGCCGCCGATGCGAAGCGCGAATTCACCGTCAAACGAAGTCCAGAACGAAATGCGCGACCAGTGCCGCTGCAGTCGCCAGCGCCGCGAGCCAGCTGAGCGCGCGCAAAGCCCAGTGCGCAGCGAGATCGCCTACGGCTTCACGCTCTGAACTCAGCATGCGTCGATAACCACGCGGAATCGCGCTATAAGCCGATTTCAATAGACGGCTATCACGCTTTTCTCCATGCTTCGGGCATCGGACCGTCGATGTAACGGTCCGCCTCTAAAAGCGCAATTCACGCGCATTGCCCTGTAGGAGACACAGAATGCCGCAACGTCCACGCGTTACCCGGTCAGTTCTCGCCCTGATGTGCGCGATGTCCTTCATCATGTATCTGGACCGCGTGAATCTGTCCGCCGCCGCGGGTCTAATTCGCGACGATCTGCATCTCTCCAATACCGATGTCGGCTTCGTGTTCGGCGCATTCGCGTACACGTATGCGATTTGCCAGGTCATCGGCGGATGGTTCAGCGACCGGATGGGCGCAAAGACCACTCTCGTGATCTGCGCGACGATCTGGATCATCGCGACCGTGGCCACAGGCTTCGCGGGCGGCGTGGTGTCGCTCTTCTGCGCGCGTATGTTACTCGGTGTCGGCGAAGGCGCCGCGCTGCCGGCGCAGGCGCGCGCGCTCGTCAACTGGTATCCGGCGAGCAAGCGGGGCTTCGTGCAAGGGCTGACGCATTCCTTCTCGCGACTCGGCAACGCACTCACGCCGCCGCTCATCGCGATGTTGGTCGCGTTCGCGTCGTGGCGTGCATCGTTTCTACTGGTCGGCGCGCTGACGGCAATCTGGCTCGCGTTCTATGCGTGGTACTTCAGGGACGATCCGCGCAAGCATCGCCATATCACGGCGGAAGAAGTGGCCGAATTGCCGCCCGAAACCATCGCGTCCGCGAGCAAGACGCGCGAACCGACGCCGTGGGGCAAGCTTATCAAGCGCATCGGACCGACCATGGCAGTGTATTTCTGTTATGGCTGGA carries:
- a CDS encoding MFS transporter encodes the protein MPQRPRVTRSVLALMCAMSFIMYLDRVNLSAAAGLIRDDLHLSNTDVGFVFGAFAYTYAICQVIGGWFSDRMGAKTTLVICATIWIIATVATGFAGGVVSLFCARMLLGVGEGAALPAQARALVNWYPASKRGFVQGLTHSFSRLGNALTPPLIAMLVAFASWRASFLLVGALTAIWLAFYAWYFRDDPRKHRHITAEEVAELPPETIASASKTREPTPWGKLIKRIGPTMAVYFCYGWTGWLFFTWLPTFFMHGRGLDLKSSALFSAGVFLSGVVGNTAGGVLSDRILKRTGNVVAARRNMIIVAFLGALVFLAPVMIVHSLPVMAASLSLSFFFLEMTIGPIWAVPMDITPKHVGIASGMVNAGSAIAGIFSPIAFGFIVDRTGSWTLPFVGSLGLLAVGIAMTFFMRPDIKLDAQTGNEADVAESMAEFALAEQRGSR